Proteins encoded in a region of the Magallana gigas chromosome 8, xbMagGiga1.1, whole genome shotgun sequence genome:
- the LOC105335862 gene encoding remodeling and spacing factor 1 isoform X1 has protein sequence MAAASENDCLNDPNFAVICNFLDRYGEMIGLGDISYTDLQTWLEDTKHVPSFLVDLHVKLLRRMGKSSVSTERWERYVIKFIHTYSSVDAWEVERFGYKHCKITTKLTILKNLLEKQFDFNSKFKEQINAKPAEDMRFEPLGRDKNGLAYWYLIDKEFNVRVYREDQDDVDAETWEVVCKSRNELAQLIGTLENQIQNNDVKEETESESVSLTENTNGDVKKELSDDEDSGKDTTGFSNLKKEPDKMDEVDGGTEDKEDGADDKKNVDVIKCEKRDKDQNVKVEVKEVKVEVKEVKAEVKEECSVSLEETTTNKEETTAVKEESMQEENVKDSVKVEDGVSIKQESSKERKEESTEVKMDDSSKTEDNLKDKEGLPSETRVGESLGEDRKTGEDPPFEVDMKDIADEEKNPQHDKDSSEEVKEIKAEDGTSMEDETVKTEENVSESDNISKEEEIDKMEENISKENISTKGETEKIGENVSKTQDIFTEESTEKVEENINRSERPEKVIDHKESAKSQTLDVSETKSESAESDTVKSEEQVENKEVDPEKSTVSNDESKSINTFNSIKPCETDGNVKSVSTEEISHTDKEKSDDKIQSQETSSNERTSVGEEKPLGDAVVKDSKVEVSSHNEDNLDKTPKEGKTDSQDEEGISTKSKESEVEARSSTNNDKEISSMEESESKIKSSDLIDKETNSDSSLKVSNEEVKDLKNESAVDSTNDSDEKCLKEKEDLKVEDTVDSKHSENENIEKGSTEKAEKTEEILHSSEQDKKVDALSSKVDENQQVNVSKTGTGIENEEKAEGKDLQNAPSKKIIDDAKVDDTDKDASISLNDANENQENDVNKGQAKNDQEEMKEEKNEESKIESEKTLEKAKQESPANEVQQEKDPDTAKQSALKTKKQNLKGRKRGIEFDESAEDSPVEPNSKKAKDGKKIIPRGKRRTPKKVDSSSDSDDIPLSKIGNKSGDSAKKRTESSTPSRKSTRPVKKKKVSSDDEEEEESPKKTKSKRRNIAEKPSESEDEEEGPETTKKGSSKKSKPPTKKTKKQEEQGSSDDDLPLKNSQTAKNAKAKTEEEAASDEDDQGRRRSARVRNMRKKKDPTPEPSSFEEDNVDTEFEVGSEEETSDDEFTPTKGRNAQRQEARKRQLEEDKAEEEIPNDTPCCKCQKTHQPEWLLLCDKCDAAFHTACLRPPLMIIPDGDWYCPPCEHKSLVSRLQENLKDLDTNLKKHERIIKRKQRLAYVGISLDNILKEEYKEKKENIAPDEEEYESEESQKSFNPKPRKSKYIKRTCRQRNTISYKFEDFDDMIDKAIKQEVEEVKEYKKHNYGRSRGKDMANIYEAEGREYIPSDEEKLDKPPPVVNRKKRTRRLTTLDSDDDDDQGEESEEFHLSDETVSEVPEEDQEDTEDEEEISDYSEDGEGWRSGRRSTRKPTRRSSRKRGRHSIFKDFVVDEDEDSEENRRTARRSARKRVTYRDPSSEEEAETEETEEESFDSDDLCSEDSDSKNKKSKKKMEIAKKKKKLETSSETEQESEGSVVKKKSKSSSKKKAKKKVEESESDSEDERNRRSRRNVKKIDFKSLMMSETESEDGGKSSKKKKKVSSSESASSDETGSESEEGEEEAVKKKKKNVIRDESSGTDEYEPEDKNSKLEEKDIEKSVAEDKTEEKTEEPSADSLVVKSDKEKMDTKAELNVPDISAAPPNPSNVVTSENSSIPMNRGFEDQAVHQNVPPQQHNMYSNFSNVPQGPQNVGFHPPQQFPNQRLPYSGMDKPVFQPQPGPMKSPPHLPTPPNHPHSHNQRHISSPPQGISSPPPFPGQNRMASPPHQMMSPSHSQAPPHSQMNPRMSYPSPQHGPRPGDPQNFPNSPPPVPSSQGTPMQFDPRMHQNRMPMDYRGPHPRMLNNSNNPYSQYGNLPPGPQAMNFQNQMRMHGSVPSRMEGPGQMDPVSSSPGGPLTSLGQMVVPGYQGPSQQIPRPGGPPNSMNMGMPRHNMPPIQQSPHSIPQSSASQNAGMLSNTQGQHMPSNMMMQNMPPSSSSSQSVGFNVPSKGMPPSYPGQTPALSNSSQSTTPPASDAPKAGSKRGRPKGSKSKKKKDAAAENESSKSPGSSPQIDAPKFPFPIPPNGEMDQRQMHPAGVPENLQRPMMPGHENRVRPSPYIGRNEAIQGHPVSHAPPPPQPSQPPSDSSSRPPDPKVQSTEDKQRLKDNDKHKRPPENDTQKKPVEEAKSNPSSDDKQKPILSEGSMKQGVEIETGGRQTGKEMMHRPPMGAVGQRPLGPEMGHQIPGPDMGQRPMIPPSSQMGQHPMPPQFSDMSQRMMHPGMMPPRMMDSRGMPMLPHGHPMRAPMSYPGFPYNRDQYGINGHPASIHSSMQDQSSFSSMNPAMMSSPHQNPMMHPSHVSPSMGGGRGFMIDNLLEKNQKSAMSSFSENLEEGASTPAESKGDSSQIEQEYGPAYQGDQEEEGVSDIADIVKCFKA, from the exons ATGGCGGCGGCGTCAGAAAATGATTGTCTCAATGACCCAAACTTTGCagttatttgtaattttttggaCCGTTATGGTGAAATGATAGGCCTTGGAGATATATCCTACACAGATTTACAAACATGGCTTGAAGACACGAAGCATG tcCCCTCTTTCCTGGTAGACCTGCATGTTAAACTTCTTAGACGGATGGGGAAAAGTTCCGTTTCTACAGAGCGATGGGAACGCTATGTAATCAAG TTCATACACACCTACTCAAGTGTAGATGCGTGGGAAGTGGAGAGGTTTGGATACAAGCACTGCAAAATAACCACTAAACTTACAATTCTAAAG AATCTGCTTGAGAAACAGTTTGACTTCAACTCCAAGTTCAAAGAGCAGATAAATGCCAAGCCAGCAGAAGACATGAGGTTTGAGCCTCTTGGTCGAGACAAAAACGGACTAGCCTATTGGTACCTCATT GATAAAGAATTCAATGTGCGAGTGTACAGAGAGGACCAAGATGATGTGGATGCAGAGACTTGGGAAGTTGTCTGCAA GAGCAGGAATGAACTCGCCCAGCTGATTGGAACATTGGAGAACCAAATCCAGAACAACGATGTTAAAGAGGAGACTGAGTCAGAATCGG TCTCATTGACAGAAAACACAAACGGTGACGTCAAGAAGGAGCTGAGTGACGATGAAGACTCTGGCAAAGACACGACTGGATTCTCCAACCTGAAGAAAGAACCAGATAAAATGGATGAAGTTGACGGAGGAACAGAAGACAAGGAAGATGGTGCAGATGACAAGAAAAATGTCGATGTCATCAAGTGTGAAAAAAGGGACAAAGATCAGAATGTGAAAGTGGAGGTCAAAGAAGTGAAAGTGGAGGTCAAAGAAGTGAAAGCAGAGGTCAAAGAAGAATGTTCAGTGAGTTTGGAAGAAACCACAACAAATAAGGAAGAGACCACAGCAGTAAAGGAAGAAAGTATGCAGGAAGAAAATGTCAAAGATTCGGTTAAAGTGGAAGATGGTGTCAGCATAAAACAAGAATCTTCCAAAGAAAGGAAAGAAGAATCCACAGAGGTAAAAATGGATGATTCCTCGAAAACGGAAGATAATCTGAAAGATAAGGAAGGTTTGCCGAGTGAAACGAGAGTGGGAGAGTCATTAGGAGAGGACAGAAAAACTGGAGAGGACCCTCCTTTTGAAGTGGATATGAAGGATATAGCAGACGAGGAAAAAAATCCACAGCATGATAAAGATTCCTCCGAGGAAGTAAAAGAGATCAAAGCAGAGGATGGTACTTCCATGGAAGACGAGACTGTTAAAACAGAGGAAAATGTTTCCGAATCAGACAACATTTCTAAAGAGGAAGAGATCGAtaaaatggaagaaaatatttcaaaagaaaatatttcaacaaaagGAGAAACAGAAAAGATTGGGGAAAATGTTTCCAAAACGCAGGACATTTTCACGGAAGAAAGTACAGAAAAAGTGGAGGAAAATATCAACAGATCAGAACGTCCTGAGAAAGTTATAGACCATAAGGAGTCAGCAAAATCTCAAACCTTAGATGTGTCGGAGACCAAATCTGAAAGTGCGGAATCTGATACTGTAAAATCTGAAGAGCAAGTTGAAAATAAAGAGGTGGATCCGGAGAAAAGTACTGTCAGCAATGATGAAAGTAAATCCATTAATACCTTTAATTCTATTAAACCATGTGAGACAGATGGAAATGTTAAAAGTGTTTCTACTGAAGAAATTTCACATACTGATAAGGAGAAGTCTGATGATAAAATACAATCACAGGAAACTAGTTCTAATGAAAGAACTTCTGTCGGTGAAGAAAAACCTCTTGGTGATGCAGTTGTGAAAGACTCAAAAGTAGAAGTCAGTAGTCATAATGAAGACAATTTAGACAAAACACCCAAAGAAGGTAAAACAGATTCACAAGACGAGGAGGGAATTTCTACTAAGAGTAAGGAGAGTGAAGTTGAAGCAAGGAGTTCTACAAATAATGATAAGGAAATTAGTTCAATGGAGGAAAGTGAgtctaaaataaaatcatcagaTCTTATAGATAAAGAAACCAATTCTGATAGTTCTTTAAAAGTTTCCAATGAAGaggttaaagatttaaaaaacgAATCTGCCGTAGATTCTACTAATGACTCTGACGAGAAATGTTTGAAAGAGAAGGAAGATTTGAAAGTAGAAGATACTGTTGACTCGAAACattcagaaaatgaaaatatcgaGAAAGGTTCCACAGAAAAAGCTGAGAAAACGGAAGAAATATTACATTCTAGTGAACAGGATAAAAAAGTTGATGCTCTAAGTAGTAAAGTTGATGAAAATCAACAGGTAAATGTGTCTAAAACTGGTACAGGaattgaaaatgaagaaaaggCTGAAGGGAAAGATCTGCAGAATGCTCCttcaaagaaaatcattgaTGATGCAAAAGTAGATGATACGGACAAAGATGcttcaatttcattaaatgatgctaatgaaaatcaagaaaatgatGTTAATAAGGGTCAAGCCAAGAATGATCAAGAGGAAATGAAGGAAGAAAAGAATGAGGAAAGTAAGATAGAATCAGAAAAGACACTAGAGAAAGCCAAACAAGAATCTCCAGCGAATGAAGTCCAGCAGGAAAAGGATCCAGACACTGCAAAACAGAGTGCTCTGAAAACGAAAAAACAGAATCTGAAAGGGCGTAAAAGGGGGATTGAGTTCGACGAATCTGCCGAAGATTCCCCCGTGGAACCTAACTCAAAGAAAGCGAAGGACGGGAAGAAAATAATTCCAAGAGGGAAACGAAGGACCCCCAAAAAAGTGGATTCCTCGTCGGATAGCGATGACATTCCGCTGAGTAAGATCGGGAACAAGTCGGGGGATTCAGCCAAGAAACGGACAGAATCATCTACACCTTCCAGAAAAAGTACCAGGCCAGTCAAG aaaaagaaAGTCTCCAGTGATGATGAGGAGGAAGAAGAAAGTCCAAAGAAAACAAAGTCAAAGAGGAGaaacattgcagaaaaaccAAGTGAAAGCGAAGATGAGGAGGAGGGTCCAGAAACAACAAAGAAAGGAAGCTCCAAGAAATCAAAACCACCAACCAAAAAGACCAAGAAACAAGAAGAGCAGGGTTCCAGTGATGATGACCTACCTCTGAAGAATTCACAAACGGCAAAAAACGCCAAAGCGAAGACTGAGGAGGAGGCTGCAAGCGATGAGGATGATCAGGGCAGGAGGAGGAGTGCCAGGGTGAGGAATATGAGGAAGAAGAAGGACCCGACCCCGGAGCCTTCCAGTTTTGAGGAGGACAATGTGGACACCGAGTTTGAGGTGGGCTCCGAGGAGGAAACGTCCGACGATGAATTCACTCCCACCAAAGGACGCAATGCTCAAAGACAGGAGGCTCGCAAAC GCCAGTTAGAGGAGGATAAAGCAGAGGAGGAGATTCCAAATGACACACCCTGCTGTAAATGTCAGAAAACCCACCAACCAGAATGG TTGCTGCTGTGTGACAAGTGTGATGCGGCGTTCCACACAGCCTGTCTCCGCCCCCCTCTGATGATCATCCCCGACGGAGACTGGTACTGCCCACCCTGTGAACAC AAATCCTTGGTGTCAAGGCTACaagaaaatttgaaagattTGGATACAAACCTTAAAAAGCATGAAAGAATCATCAAGAG GAAGCAGAGATTGGCATATGTTGGAATTAGCTTGGATAACATTCTCAAAGAG gaatacaaggaaaagaaagaaaacatagCTCCTGATGAAGAAGAATATGAGAGCGAAGAAAGCCAGAAGAGTTTTAACCCTAAGCCCAGGAAGAGTAAATACATCAAGCGTACGTGTCGGCAGAGAAACACGATCAGCTACAAGTTTGAGGACTTTGACGACATGATTGACAAGGCCATCAAACAGGAGGTCGAGGAGGTCAAGGAGTATAAGAAACATAATTATG GACGAAGTAGGGGCAAAGACATGGCCAACATCTATGAAGCTGAGGGTCGGGAATACATACCTTCTGACGAAGAAAAATTAGATAAACCACCACCAGTAGTTAACAGGAAAAAGCGAACTCGCCGTCTGACAACATTGGacagtgatgatgatgatgatcagGGAGAGGAAAGCGAAGAGTTCCATTTATCTGA TGAGACTGTTTCTGAAGTTCCTGAAGAAGATCAGGAAGATACTGAAGATGAGGAAGAGATATCCGACTACAGCGAAGATGGAGAGGGCTGGAGGTCAGGTCGAAGGTCAACTCGAAAACCAACCAGGAGAAGTTCTCGGAAAAGAGGACGCCACTCCATATTTAAAGACTTTG TGGTTGATGAAGATGAAGACAGTGAGGAGAATAGGCGAACAGCGAGGAGATCTGCTCGTAAGAGAGTGACGTACCGCGATCCATCGAGCGAGGAGGAAGCTGAGACTGAGGAGACAGAGGAGGAAAGCTTTGACAGCGATGACCTGTGTTCTGAGGACAGCGACTCCAAAAACAAGAAGAgcaaaaagaaaatggaaattgcaaagaagaaaaagaaactgGAAACTTCATCGGAAACAGAGCAAGAAAGTGAAGGGTCCGTTGTGAAAAAGAAATCCAAGTCCTCTTCGAAGAAAAAGGCGAAAAAGAAAGTAGAGGAAAGTGAAAGTGATTCAGAGGATGAACGCAATAGACGATCCAGAAGGAATGTGAAAAAGATCGATTTTAAGTCGTTAATGATGTCTGAAACTGAGAGTGAAGATGGAGGAAAGAGCagcaagaaaaagaagaaagttTCTAGTAGTGAGAGTGCGTCCAGTGATGAAACAGGGTCAGAAAGTGAAGAGGGGGAAGAAGAGGCtgtgaagaagaagaagaagaatgtAATCCGAGATGAATCTTCAGGGACGGATGAATATGAACCTGAAGACAAAAACAGTAAACTAGAGGAGAAAGACATAGAAAAAAGTGTAGCAGAAGATAAAACAGAGGAAAAGACTGAAGAGCCCTCGGCTGATAGTCTTGTTGTGAAAAGTGACAAAGAAAAGATGGATACAAAGGCTGAATTGAACGTACCAGACATTAGTGCTGCACCTCCAAATCCATCAAATGTAGTTACCAGTGAGAATTCTAGTATTCCTATGAACAGAGGATTTGAAGATCAAGCTGTACATCAAAATGTCCCTCCTCAGCAGCATAACATGTATTCAAATTTCTCCAATGTACCTCAAGGACCTCAGAACGTGGGATTCCATCCACCACAGCAGTTCCCAAACCAAAGACTTCCTTATTCGGGAATGGATAAACCAGTTTTCCAGCCCCAGCCCGGCCCAATGAAGAGTCCCCCTCATTTACCTACCCCTCCCAATCATCCTCACAGTCACAATCAGAGACACATATCAAGTCCACCCCAGGGGATTTCAAGCCCCCCTCCATTCCCTGGACAGAACCGAATGGCCAGTCCACCCCATCAGATGATGAGTCCATCACACAGTCAAGCCCCACCTCACAGTCAGATGAATCCTCGCATGTCCTACCCCTCCCCCCAGCATGGGCCCCGTCCAGGAGATCCCCAGAATTTTCCTAACAGCCCACCCCCAGTTCCGTCATCCCAGGGCACGCCGATGCAATTTGATCCCAGAATGCATCAGAACAGGATGCCAATGGACTACAGAGGACCACATCCAAGGATGCTAAACAACTCCAACAACCCATATTCTCAGTATGGAAATCTTCCACCTGGACCTCAAGCCATGAACTTTCAGAATCAGATGAGAATGCATGGTTCGGTTCCGTCAAGAATGGAAGGTCCTGGACAAATGGATCCTGTAAGCTCTTCCCCAGGAGGACCATTGACGTCACTAGGACAGATGGTAGTTCCTGGATACCAGGGCCCCTCACAGCAAATACCAAGACCAGGCGGTCCACCGAATTCCATGAATATGGGTATGCCAAGACACAACATGCCCCCAATTCAGCAATCACCTCACAGCATACCACAGAGTTCAGCCAGTCAGAATGCAGGGATGTTATCCAATACTCAAGGACAACACATGCCTTCAAATATGATGATGCAAAACATGCCACCTTCTTCTTCGAGTTCCCAATCAGTTGGATTTAATGTACCAAGTAAAGGGATGCCACCCTCTTATCCAGGACAAACACCAGCTTTAAGTAATTCCAGTCAAAGCACAACTCCTCCGGCTTCTGATGCTCCCAAAGCTGGATCAAAGAGGGGCAGACCTAAAGGCAGCAAAAGCAAAAAGAAGAAAGATGCAGCAGCAGAGAATGAATCTTCCAAATCTCCTGGATCATCTCCGCAAATAGATGCTCCAAAGTTTCCATTTCCTATTCCCCCCAATGGAGAAATGGATCAGAGACAAATGCATCCTGCTGGTGTCCCTGAAAACTTGCAAAGACCCATGATGCCCGGCCATGAAAACAGGGTAAGGCCTTCTCCATATATTGGTAGAAATGAAGCTATTCAAGGTCATCCGGTCAGTCATGCACCCCCACCACCGCAACCATCCCAACCACCAAGTGACTCAAGCAGTAGACCTCCAGATCCAAAGGTGCAGTCCACCGAAGACAAGCAACGGTTAAAAGACAATGATAAACATAAAAGACCTCCAGAAAATGACACACAGAAAAAGCCTGTGGAAGAAGCTAAGTCAAATCCAAGTAGTGATGATAAACAGAAACCCATTTTGAGTGAAGGCAGCATGAAACAGGGTGTTGAAATTGAGACAGGTGGTCGACAGACTGGTAAAGAAATGATGCATCGACCCCCAATGGGTGCTGTGGGTCAGAGACCACTTGGGCCAGAGATGGGTCATCAAATTCCGGGCCCAGATATGGGTCAGAGACCCATGATTCCTCCCTCCAGCCAGATGGGTCAGCATCCCATGCCGCCACAGTTCAGTGATATGAGTCAAAGAATGATGCATCCTGGTATGATGCCGCCCAGAATGATGGACTCAAGAGGTATGCCCATGCTTCCACATGGACACCCAATGAGAGCACCCATGTCTTATCCGGGCTTCCCTTACAACAGGGATCAGTATGGAATAAATGGGCACCCAGCGTCTATTCACTCTTCTATGCAGGACCAGAGCAGTTTTTCTAGCATGAATCCAGCAATGATGAGCTCCCCTCATCAGAACCCAATGATGCACCCCAGCCATGTTTCTCCGTCTATGGGAGGGGGGCGTGGATTCATGATTGATAATCTGTTGGAGAAAAACCAAAAATCAGCCATGTCCTCTTTCTCTGAAAATTTGGAGGAGGGAGCCTCTACTCCGGCAGAAAGCAAAGGGGACTCCTCTCAAATAGAGCAGGAATATGGACCAGCTTACCAAGGTGACCAGGAGGAAGAAGGGGTATCAGACATTGCTGACATTGTCAA ATGTTTCAAAGCATAG